The Halobacillus amylolyticus nucleotide sequence TGGGACTCATCAGCCAGCTCAGATCATAAATGTAAGGAGTAAGACAATTATGCCGACAGATGCGAACAAACAAGAGAAAAAACAGTTGCGCAAACAGCACAAACCAGGAACCAAGGAAAAGAGAAGAAGGAAACAACGCCGACGTATTCTGCCAATTTGGCTGCGAATCATCATCGTTCTTTTCCTAAGTGCTCTAGCCCTGCTGGTCGGACTCGTTGTCGGCTATGGCGTCATCGGTGACGGAAATCCTCTCGATGCCCTCGATTGGTCAACATGGGAGCGCATCTGGAACCTGATCACCAAAACTCAATAACGCGGATCCTCATTATTCTATGAGTGGACAGCCACGTTAAGAACGCACAAGCCCCTTGGCTCGTGCGTCTTTTTTTGACTTTTTATAAAGATGGATTGTTCAATTGATCTCGATCTTGTAGTTCTTTCGTGACGGCGGGCGATGATTGTTCCCGATCTCTATGGGATTGGTCTCTATCTCCGCATGATTGTCCTTTAACAGGTAGGGATTGTTCCTGATCTTCTCGTGATTGTTCTCTAACTCCAAAGGATTGTTTCTTAACGCTGAGAAGCTTTAGACTTCGGTTTAGTTCACTATTTCTACTATGTTATCACTTGTAGGAATCATGGCATTCTCTAGGTGACTGCCGAAGACAATCTTCCATTGTCCGTTTTCCTTACATATAACCAGGTTGCTCGTGGAACTAAAATGATCGTATTTCTTTTCTATGTGAGCCATCGCCACTGAATCGGAAACCATTCTGACACCGAGGGCTGTAACTTCTGGAGCTGGTCCATCAGCTGCTGCCTTGAGGTGTTGATCAAGTTGCTTCGTGTTCGTTTGAGACAGTGGTTTGATATACTTTTTCATTTCCTTTACGTTGCCTGAATTGATCGCTTCCGAGTACTTTTGGATGGCTTGTTGAACTTGCTTTTCTGTTGAGTTGCGGTTTGTCTTGTCCGAGAATTCCACATATCCCGGCCCTGCAACGCCTCTAATGATTTTCCATTGCCCATCTTTGTTGACGACAGGCATTGTGCTGATCGCGATGAAATCTTTGTAGGTGGAATGCGTTGATACGATGGCTGTCGTGTCATTCACCATACTTAGATCTGTAATTTTTGCTTCTTGTAAAGGGTGTGATTTACAAAATCCAGTATAAAACTCTTTGACGTTACTAATCTTCTGTGAATGTTCGGATGTTTTCATCATTTCGTTGGCATCACAGTTTTTCTGAGCTGTGAGGAATTGAACAACAGCATTTAATGCGTCCTCTTTAGCTG carries:
- a CDS encoding nuclear transport factor 2 family protein, yielding MKLFGKIALTLLLAGSSLGMSSSVHAAAKEDALNAVVQFLTAQKNCDANEMMKTSEHSQKISNVKEFYTGFCKSHPLQEAKITDLSMVNDTTAIVSTHSTYKDFIAISTMPVVNKDGQWKIIRGVAGPGYVEFSDKTNRNSTEKQVQQAIQKYSEAINSGNVKEMKKYIKPLSQTNTKQLDQHLKAAADGPAPEVTALGVRMVSDSVAMAHIEKKYDHFSSTSNLVICKENGQWKIVFGSHLENAMIPTSDNIVEIVN
- a CDS encoding DNA-directed RNA polymerase subunit beta, yielding MPTDANKQEKKQLRKQHKPGTKEKRRRKQRRRILPIWLRIIIVLFLSALALLVGLVVGYGVIGDGNPLDALDWSTWERIWNLITKTQ